Within the Bacteroidales bacterium genome, the region GGTAAAAATTTTAGTAAATTGCACGAAATTTATAATTACATGAAAAACATAAAATACATTATATTTTTTCTTACGATTATTCCATTTATCTCATTATCTCAAAGTCATTATTTTAAGCTGCCAGCAACAGTTACGGAAAGCGATTATATGTCAAAAACAATTATCATTAAAATTAAAGAAATATACCGTAATCAGTGCAATGAAAAAGGAGTGAATATTGATAAACTTTCAAAAGCATTTAACTCGATAGGTGCATATAATATTATAAAGAAATTTCCCGGTAAGGAATCTCCTAAAACTAAATTAAACAGGTATGGCGAAAAGATGGAAGACCTCTCACTTATATATGAGCTAAAATATAATACTGGGTTTAATATTGAAAAAGCTATAAATATCATGCTTGCCAGTGGTGTACTTGAGTTTGCAGAACCACATTATCTTGCTCAGTTATTTTATGTCCCTAACGATCCTTATGCAGATACTGCAAATAATTCATTTTCGCAATATCATCTGAATTTGATCAAAGCATACCAGGCATGGGATATTCAGAAAAGTGACACAAACATTGTTATTGGAATTACCGATACCGGGGTTGATTTATTTCACCCTGACCTTTATAATAATATCAAGAAAAATTATTATGATACCATTAACGGAATTGATGATGATGCTGATGGGTTTACCGATAATTTTTTTGGCTGGGATATGGCAGAGAATGACAGCAGTCCTCAATGGCAGGTTATTGGTCATGGGGTTTTTGTTTCCGGTTTGGCATCGGGAATTGCTGATAATTCACAGGGTGGGGCCGGAGTAGGTTTTAATGCTAAATTTTTACCCGTTAAGATTTCTGATGCATCAGGAGTAATAACTATGGGGTATGAAGGAATTGTATATGCTGCAGAACATGGATGTTCAGTTGTTTGTTGTTCTTGGGGCGGTTTGGGCGGCGGACAATACGGGCAAACGATCGTTAATTATGCAACGAACAATTGTAATGCTTTGGTTATAGCTGCTGCAGGGAATTCAAATAATAATGCCACATATTATCCGGCTTCATATGATAATGTATTAAGTGTTGGCGCAACCAATTGGTACGATCATTTATGGCATGATTCCACAAGTGCTTTTGGTTCATCATATGGTTTGCATGTTGATCTATGTGCTCCCGGTCAGGGGATTTTTTCAACATGGATCAATGCCGGATACCTTGGAGGGCAATCCGGAACTTCCTTTGCTGCTCCTATTGTTAGCGGAGCTGCGGCATTGGTAAAATCACAATTTCCTTCGTATTCAGCTATTCAAATTGGCGAACAATTAAAATTAACGACAGACAATATTGATACAATTCCATACAATGCTCCCTGGGTGGGAATGATGGGGACCGGACGGCTAAATATATACAAAGCTTTAACTTTAGATAATATTCCATCTATTGTGATGACATCGAAATCGATTACCGATAATAATGATGAACTTCATACAAGTTTTGATACATTGAGAATTGTTGGAACATTTAAAAATTATCTTGCTCAATCTTCAAATTCACTAAAGGTTTCGCTAAGCTCCACCAGTTCTTATGTTTCAATTCTTAATTCATCAACTTTACTTGGAATGATGAATACGTTTGAAGAAAAAATGAATTCTGCAGACCCTTTTCTTGTAAAGATATTACCCGGTGTTCCTGTAAGTACACAAATTGATTTTAAACTTACTTTCGAAGATGCAACTGTTGGTTATAAAGCATATCAGAGTTTTTCAATTGTTGTAAATGTTGATTATATTGATATCGATACAAATAAGGTTGCAACAACAATTACAAGCAAGGGTAAGATTGGATATAACTTGACAACAAACTTTAGTCAGGGTGTTGGTTTTACATATAAAAATAGTTCTTCCTATATGACTATTGGTGGACTTATGCTTGGTACAAGCACATCACAGGTTTCTGATAATGTTTATGGAGATGTAAGTAATCATTTTGATAATGATTTTAAAACCAAAACTGTTGTTCATAGGGTTGAACCTACTGAAAAATCGGACTTTGAAACATTATGCGTTTTTGATGATAGTCTTGCTCCTGTTTCTACAAGGTTAAATGTAACAGTTACTCATAAAACGTATACATGGTCTTCGGCTCCTGATGATAAATATATCATTATGGAATATTCCATCAAAAATAATGGTACACAAACTTTAAGTAATTTATATGCAGGTTTGTTTATGGATTTTGATATGAGTGGCGAGGATATTCAAAAAGACAAGATCGATTATGATGCAACAAATAAAATGGGTTATACTTATTCATTAAACAGTAGTCCTTATGCTGCAATAAAATTATTATCTTCGGGAACAGTTCATCACTATGCATTTGACAAGGACGGGGCCTCCAATGGGACTTCTGCCAGTATCAATATTGAAAATGGATTTACCAGTTATGAAAAATACAGTGCATTAAAAATTAATCAATCAAGAAACACTACATCTCAGAGTGGTAATGATGTTGCTGATCTTATCAGCACCGGACCATTTGTTATTACACCGGGCGATTCGGAAGTAGTTGCATTTGCTCTTATTGCCGGCGACCACCTGGCAGATATACAGAGTTCGGCTGTAGCCGCCGATAATTATTATAACCATTATGGTATCGATGAAATGTTCCCTGATAACCCTGTTGCTACTCTTCATGTTTTCCCAAATCCTGCTGTTAATGAATTAAACGTTTCATTTGATCTGCAAACTTCATCATCTGTTGAAGTATCTGTTGTGGATATTAACGGAAGAGTTATTCTTAAAAAGAATTTAGGAAAGCTAATGTTTGGAGATCATCATCAAACTATTGATATTACAAGTGTTTCATCGGGAACATACTCAGTATTGCTTTCTGCAGGAAGTTATCGCAGAACAGGAGAAATTACCATAACAAAATAGCAAATTATTAATTTATTTTTTAACGATGAATTTAAAAGATATACCAGAGGAGTTTATAAATTTTTTATTAGTAACATCATTCTCCCTTATTATAGGCCTTGCCCAGCGTCGCCTTCATCCTTCCAACGAAGAGTTCAAACCTTTTGGTACCGACCGTACGTTTACTTTTATCGGGATACTTGGTTTTATATTATGCATGGTAACACCCGGTGAATACTGGCTTTTCATGGGTGGCGGATTTGCAATACTTATCTTTCTGGCATTATATTATTACATGCGTTTGGTGAATATGCGCATTTATGGTATCACAACAATTATTGTTGCCATTATAACTTATTGTTTGGCTCCGCTTGTGATTACCCAGCCAAGATGGTTGTTTTTACTCGTTATTGTAACAGTTCTTATTTTTACTGAACTCAAAGAATCATTTGGCGTGATATCAAAAAAATTCGACAAGGATGAATTCATTACATTGGGGAAATTCCTTGTTATTGCAGGAGTTATTCTTCCTATTTTTCCTGATGAACCTTTTGTAGAATATTTAAATATCACACCCTATAAAGTTTGGCTGGCTGTTGTAGTAATATCAAGCATCAGTTATTTGAGTTACCTGCTTAAGAAATTTGTTTTTCCAAAAAGCGGGATTTTAGTTTCCGCATTGCTTGGAGGCATATACAGCAGCACTGCCACTACACTTATTTTATCACGTAAAAGTAAATCGTCAGGGAAAAATCAAAATCAATATGCAGCAGGTATTATACTTGCTACAGCGATGATGTATGTCCGCATACTTATTATTTTATTCATATTTAATGCTGCACTTTTTTCTATACTTTTACCGGGTTTTGCAATATTAATTTTGATTTCGTTCGTTGTAACTTATGTTATTTTCCGGTTAAAACCTGAGCATGTAGAAGAGCAGAACAGACATATTGGTTATGATAAAAACCCTTTGGAATTTAAAGTGGCTTTGCTTTTTACGGTTCTGTATGTACTGTTTACTTTTATTACTTATTATGTTATAAGCAATTTTGGCATTAAGGGACTTAATATCCTTTCATTGATTGTAGGTGTTACCGATATCGATCCTTTTCTAATAAATTTATTCCAGGGAAGATATGACGTAGGAATGAACATACTTGCTATTGCTACATTACAGGCTATTATAAGTAACAACATTGTAAAAGCACTTTATTCACATTTCCTTGCAAACAAGAAAATTTTATGGACACTTCTGCTGGGATTTTCAGTAATCATTATTGTTAACATAATCGTTACAGTGTTTTTTTATATGTCATAAGTCAATAAAATTTCCTTTATCTGTAATCCTTTATTATTAGTATTTTTGGCGTTTCTAATATTCCGTTAATAAAAATTATAACAAATATGTTATCAGGCGAATTGTTGAAGAACGGATTTACAGTTAATCATATTGTAATCGTAAAATACGCTGAAACAAATATTTCTTTAACTGTTTTTGATTCATTACAGAATACATTCATAGCATTTGAAAAGCTGGCATTTCAAAGCAGGAGTATCTTTTCAGAGAATATACAGGAAACAGAAATTGGCAAAATGCTGATCCATAAAGAAAAAACTTTTGGTAAAATTATCTTGCTTATTGATAATCCTGTTTTCACGATCATTCCCGGTGAACTGTACCGGGAGCATGACAAAGTAAAATATTTATTGCATACACATTCCTATCACGAAAATGAAGGCGAGCATTCCGATCATTTAAAAAATATGGGTTCGTATAATGTATACTGGTTGCCATACGATATGAAAAGTTTTGCAGCAAAGCATTTTCTTACATATGAATTAAAGCATTTCGCAACGATTTTTACAAATTATTGTTTGTCATTAAACAAAAAAAACGAAGCGATGTATATTCATGTTGGGGCGAATATCATATATGTTACTGTGGTTTCAGGGGGAAAGCCGGTATTATGTAATGCTTATAAATATAATACTATTGAAGATTTTACATTTTATATTTTAAAAGTTTATCAGAAAATATTTCAGAAACCGGATAGCGCTTCTTTATTAATTTCGGGTGAAATTGAAAAAATTTCTGAATATAAAACTACGATATCAAAATACATACGGAATGTTGATTTTATTATGAACAGTGAAGAATTTAAGTATGGTGAAGGAATTTCAAAAATGCCATTACCTGTAAATAATATTTTATTCAGTACACCATTATGCGTATAGTAAGCGGAACACACAAGTCGAGAATAATAAAACCTCCAGCAAACCTTCCGGTTCGCCCAACCACAGATATTGCCAAGGAAAGTTTGTTCAATGTTTTGGCAAACAGGATTGATATGGAAACAGTAAATGTTCTTGACCTGTTTTCGGGAACAGGAAGCATATCGTATGAATTTGCTTCCCGAGGTGCATTAAGTGTTACTTCGGTTGATATTGAAAAACGCTGTATCGATTTTATACATAAAGCATCAGCGGAATTTAAATTTACAAATATAAAAATACTGCGAAACGATGTGTTCACTTTTATAAAGATATGCAAAGTGAAATACGATATTATATTTGCCGACCCGCCTTACGAAATGCCCAGAATTGAAACTCTCCCTGACCTGGTATTTGAAAAAAATATTTTAAATGAGAATGGGATTTTTATTCTTGAACATACTGAAAGGTTGAATTTTTCTGCTAATCCACACTTTATGGAAAAGAGAAATTACGGGAAAGTAAATTTTAGTTTTTTTAAAAACGTTTAATTCATTTGTCTTCAGACTAAAGAATTAAAAAAATATTTTTTGTAACTAATCAGTATGGAAAATTATTTATACCGACAGAAAAGAGTTTTGCAAAATTTTTTTTTGTTTTCTATACGGTATAACTCGTTCTAAACAGTTTTGCCTTTGCAAACCTGATAAGAACGAGTATAAAACACGAAATTATATCGTATTTAATCGTGATTTTATCTTGGTTTTCTAATTTTATTAACTTTGAATTTTTAATAACTTATAATTTTTCTACCTGATTTCGATGAAATCAGACATAAAATAGATATTCAGGAAAAACAGGTTTTAATTATGAAATATCCATGTGAGCGAGCCTATCCGATTGGCAAAGCGGGTAACTATAAAATTTAAACAGATGAAAAATACAAAGACAAAAAATATTGCAGTGTTCCCGGGTTCACTCGATCCTATTACTAAAGGTCATGAATCGGTTATTATCAGGGCTGTTCCGCTGTTCGATGAAATAATTGTTGCCATAGGTGAAAACTCGCAGAAGAAAAATTATTTCTCGCTAGAGCAACGAAAAAAATGGATTGAAAAAGTTTTTAAAAAATATCCTTCAGTGAAAGTTAAGGTGTATTCAGGACTTACTGTTGATTTTTGTAAAAAGCAAAAAGCAAAATATATTTTGCGCGGCTTGCGTACATCGGCCGATTTTGAATTTGAACGCAGCATAGGACAGATGAATAAATGCATACATCATGATATTGAAACTATTTTTATGCTGACAGCGCCGGAATATACACACCTCAATTCTTCCATCGTGCGCGACATTCATCGTTACGGAGGAAGCGTTAAAAAATTTGTTCCTGATGGTGTTGAATTAAAATAAAATTTAAGATACTTCATACTAATTCAAAAGCGCCAATGAAAAAATACTTTTCCATTTTTGTTTTTATTTTCTTCTACATCACTTTGCCATCACAAAATATAACATCATCAAAAAAGGCAAAGGAAGCAGGCCCAGTACTCGATTCATTAATTAAGTCATGTGCCGCGTCAATTCGCCCCGACAGCATTCGTTCATACCTAAGCACGCTTGAAAATTTCGGTACACGATTTTGCCTGGCCGATAATCACCGTGATGTAGCGGTGTGGATTAAAAATAAATATATCTCCTTAGGATATACAAATACGGTTCTTGATTCATTCCTGATGACCGACCAGTGGAATTCGCAAACCTATACACTATACCAGTACAACGTTGTTGCTACGCTTGAGGGTACACAGGCTCCCGATGAAATATATATTGTTGGCGGGCATTACGATTCCTATGTTTCGGGCACAACAGCATTAGTGAGCGCGCCGGGTGTTGATGATAACGGAACATCGGTGGCTGCAAGCCTTGAAGTTGCAAGAGCATTTAAAGAAAATAATTTTCATCCTAATAAAACTATTAAGTTTATTGCATTTGCTGCTGAAGAATTAGGACTGAACGGTAGCAGGTATTATGCAGAACAGGCAAAAGCGAATGGGGATAAGATTCAGATGATGATAAATTTCGATATGATCGGAACCAATCATGAAGCGCAGGGTGCATGGCATATCAACTTTGTAAATTACGAAGGTTGCGAAAATATTACTTTGTTTGCTCATGAAATTGCAAGTAATTATACAACATTAACTGCTGTTGATGTGAATAGCAATTCGTCGGGTTCGGATAGCTACAGTTTCTGGACAAATGGTTTTCCTGCAATATTCCTGCAGGAATACGAATTCAGCACAGTGTATCACACGGTAAATGATTTATTGATAAATGTTGATACGACATACTGTGCTGAAATTACTAAAGTTGCCTGTGGCATGTTGTTGCAGTCGGTTGAATCGCCAAAGATTGTAAGCGGGCTATCTGTTAGCGATGTTGGCGACGGAGTATCGCTTTATGCTTCGTGGCAAAAATTAAACGAAGCTGATGTTACCGGTTATATGGTTAATGTTGGAAATTTATCGGGCGATTATGATTCCACATATTATACAACAGATACAACTATTGTTGTTTCCGGTTTAACGGAAGGAACATTATTTTACATTGGTGTGAAGGCTGTGGATATTGATGGCGATAAAGGATTGGCTTCATATGTATCAGCAATACCTTTGTCGATACCGCGCACACCAACAGGTTTGGAACAACTGGTTTCCACATCGAATATAAAATTAGGTTGGAAAAAAAATATGGAGCTCGATATGGAAGGATATAATATTTACAGGAGTGATGCAGCAAACGGAACTTATGAAAAAATAAATTCTGCAATGGTTGCCGATACTGTATATACCGATAATACTGCCGATGCGCATACTTTTTATTATTACGAAATTTCTGCGGTTGACAGCGCTTTGAATGAAAGCATATTGTCGGCTGCAATTAAAACAAGAGTGATCACTCACGATATGGGAATTTTAATTGTTGACGATTCGGAAGGAGGATGGCTTAACCCAACCGACCAGCAGGTTGATGATTTTTATAATAATATTTGTGAAGGGTTTACTCTTGCAAATTATGATGCTACCGACAGCACAAAAATTTATCTTGCCGATATGGGTGCATATTCAACATTATTGTGGCATATAAACCGCAAGATTAACAAACCTGTTTTTTATAAGAATCAAAATGAAGTAAAGAAATTTCTTGAATCGGGCGGGAATCTTTTATTTACTTGTTATGAACCGCAGGGTGCAGCACAAAACATAAATGGCTATCCTTATACATACAATGCAGGTGATTTTATTTATGATTATTTGAAGATAGCAAGTTCCGAAGAAACCGACGAAGGCTTGTTCATAGGTGCAAAACCATTTGCTGCCGGTTATGATTCGCTTTATATTGATACCTTGAAAACCTTGGCAAATAATCAACATCATGTTTTTAATATTGAAGCAATAAATCCGAATAGCGAAGGCAACACAATTTATTCTTACGATTCGTATTTTAATCCTTCTGTCCCTGCAGGCAATATGATAGGGAAAAGCGTAGGAGTGGAATACCTCGGAAGCGATTACAAAGTTGTTACGCTTAGCGTTCCTTTATACTTTATAAAATTTGATGAAGCGAAAAATTTTGTTCAGTATGTAATGCATGAGAAATTTGATGAAGCCATTGATGTTCCTGAAATGCAAAGCAGCAACGGAAAATTTTTATTTACATTATTCCCAAATCCTGCAAGCGATGAATTAAATATTACAATTAATTCCGCTGAAAATAAAAATGCAACACTTGAGATTTATTCCATTAGCGGAAAACTTATAAAGCAATATAAATTTAATTGCTCTAAAGGATTACAATCTAAATATATTGATATTACTGCAATTCCCGAAGGTTTTTATTTTTGTAAAATAAAAGCCGGAAATAATTATTGTGTGAAAAAATTGGTGGTGGGGAGGTAACGGATTGGCGGTATGTTTTTGTTGCCGATTTCGAAGCACTTCACTGTCAAGT harbors:
- a CDS encoding S8 family serine peptidase, producing the protein MKNIKYIIFFLTIIPFISLSQSHYFKLPATVTESDYMSKTIIIKIKEIYRNQCNEKGVNIDKLSKAFNSIGAYNIIKKFPGKESPKTKLNRYGEKMEDLSLIYELKYNTGFNIEKAINIMLASGVLEFAEPHYLAQLFYVPNDPYADTANNSFSQYHLNLIKAYQAWDIQKSDTNIVIGITDTGVDLFHPDLYNNIKKNYYDTINGIDDDADGFTDNFFGWDMAENDSSPQWQVIGHGVFVSGLASGIADNSQGGAGVGFNAKFLPVKISDASGVITMGYEGIVYAAEHGCSVVCCSWGGLGGGQYGQTIVNYATNNCNALVIAAAGNSNNNATYYPASYDNVLSVGATNWYDHLWHDSTSAFGSSYGLHVDLCAPGQGIFSTWINAGYLGGQSGTSFAAPIVSGAAALVKSQFPSYSAIQIGEQLKLTTDNIDTIPYNAPWVGMMGTGRLNIYKALTLDNIPSIVMTSKSITDNNDELHTSFDTLRIVGTFKNYLAQSSNSLKVSLSSTSSYVSILNSSTLLGMMNTFEEKMNSADPFLVKILPGVPVSTQIDFKLTFEDATVGYKAYQSFSIVVNVDYIDIDTNKVATTITSKGKIGYNLTTNFSQGVGFTYKNSSSYMTIGGLMLGTSTSQVSDNVYGDVSNHFDNDFKTKTVVHRVEPTEKSDFETLCVFDDSLAPVSTRLNVTVTHKTYTWSSAPDDKYIIMEYSIKNNGTQTLSNLYAGLFMDFDMSGEDIQKDKIDYDATNKMGYTYSLNSSPYAAIKLLSSGTVHHYAFDKDGASNGTSASINIENGFTSYEKYSALKINQSRNTTSQSGNDVADLISTGPFVITPGDSEVVAFALIAGDHLADIQSSAVAADNYYNHYGIDEMFPDNPVATLHVFPNPAVNELNVSFDLQTSSSVEVSVVDINGRVILKKNLGKLMFGDHHQTIDITSVSSGTYSVLLSAGSYRRTGEITITK
- a CDS encoding DUF4010 domain-containing protein; the encoded protein is MNLKDIPEEFINFLLVTSFSLIIGLAQRRLHPSNEEFKPFGTDRTFTFIGILGFILCMVTPGEYWLFMGGGFAILIFLALYYYMRLVNMRIYGITTIIVAIITYCLAPLVITQPRWLFLLVIVTVLIFTELKESFGVISKKFDKDEFITLGKFLVIAGVILPIFPDEPFVEYLNITPYKVWLAVVVISSISYLSYLLKKFVFPKSGILVSALLGGIYSSTATTLILSRKSKSSGKNQNQYAAGIILATAMMYVRILIILFIFNAALFSILLPGFAILILISFVVTYVIFRLKPEHVEEQNRHIGYDKNPLEFKVALLFTVLYVLFTFITYYVISNFGIKGLNILSLIVGVTDIDPFLINLFQGRYDVGMNILAIATLQAIISNNIVKALYSHFLANKKILWTLLLGFSVIIIVNIIVTVFFYMS
- a CDS encoding DUF3822 family protein; translated protein: MLSGELLKNGFTVNHIVIVKYAETNISLTVFDSLQNTFIAFEKLAFQSRSIFSENIQETEIGKMLIHKEKTFGKIILLIDNPVFTIIPGELYREHDKVKYLLHTHSYHENEGEHSDHLKNMGSYNVYWLPYDMKSFAAKHFLTYELKHFATIFTNYCLSLNKKNEAMYIHVGANIIYVTVVSGGKPVLCNAYKYNTIEDFTFYILKVYQKIFQKPDSASLLISGEIEKISEYKTTISKYIRNVDFIMNSEEFKYGEGISKMPLPVNNILFSTPLCV
- a CDS encoding RsmD family RNA methyltransferase yields the protein MRIVSGTHKSRIIKPPANLPVRPTTDIAKESLFNVLANRIDMETVNVLDLFSGTGSISYEFASRGALSVTSVDIEKRCIDFIHKASAEFKFTNIKILRNDVFTFIKICKVKYDIIFADPPYEMPRIETLPDLVFEKNILNENGIFILEHTERLNFSANPHFMEKRNYGKVNFSFFKNV
- the coaD gene encoding pantetheine-phosphate adenylyltransferase — protein: MKNTKTKNIAVFPGSLDPITKGHESVIIRAVPLFDEIIVAIGENSQKKNYFSLEQRKKWIEKVFKKYPSVKVKVYSGLTVDFCKKQKAKYILRGLRTSADFEFERSIGQMNKCIHHDIETIFMLTAPEYTHLNSSIVRDIHRYGGSVKKFVPDGVELK
- a CDS encoding M20/M25/M40 family metallo-hydrolase; translated protein: MKKYFSIFVFIFFYITLPSQNITSSKKAKEAGPVLDSLIKSCAASIRPDSIRSYLSTLENFGTRFCLADNHRDVAVWIKNKYISLGYTNTVLDSFLMTDQWNSQTYTLYQYNVVATLEGTQAPDEIYIVGGHYDSYVSGTTALVSAPGVDDNGTSVAASLEVARAFKENNFHPNKTIKFIAFAAEELGLNGSRYYAEQAKANGDKIQMMINFDMIGTNHEAQGAWHINFVNYEGCENITLFAHEIASNYTTLTAVDVNSNSSGSDSYSFWTNGFPAIFLQEYEFSTVYHTVNDLLINVDTTYCAEITKVACGMLLQSVESPKIVSGLSVSDVGDGVSLYASWQKLNEADVTGYMVNVGNLSGDYDSTYYTTDTTIVVSGLTEGTLFYIGVKAVDIDGDKGLASYVSAIPLSIPRTPTGLEQLVSTSNIKLGWKKNMELDMEGYNIYRSDAANGTYEKINSAMVADTVYTDNTADAHTFYYYEISAVDSALNESILSAAIKTRVITHDMGILIVDDSEGGWLNPTDQQVDDFYNNICEGFTLANYDATDSTKIYLADMGAYSTLLWHINRKINKPVFYKNQNEVKKFLESGGNLLFTCYEPQGAAQNINGYPYTYNAGDFIYDYLKIASSEETDEGLFIGAKPFAAGYDSLYIDTLKTLANNQHHVFNIEAINPNSEGNTIYSYDSYFNPSVPAGNMIGKSVGVEYLGSDYKVVTLSVPLYFIKFDEAKNFVQYVMHEKFDEAIDVPEMQSSNGKFLFTLFPNPASDELNITINSAENKNATLEIYSISGKLIKQYKFNCSKGLQSKYIDITAIPEGFYFCKIKAGNNYCVKKLVVGR